A stretch of Apostichopus japonicus isolate 1M-3 chromosome 9, ASM3797524v1, whole genome shotgun sequence DNA encodes these proteins:
- the LOC139973870 gene encoding fibrinogen-like protein A has translation MTITFYLNFTVNQLSKANQFTFLDVLGSSFFFYQQSNYPRDCREFQEQCSSHNSTGVFMIKPDSYLEPFEVYCDNSDSSGGWTVIQRRIDGSIDFSRDWDSYKSGFGFLSQEFWLGNERLSYLTNQKKYQLVIEMTSSHGSLIRVSYDNFRISDEFSNFKLFSLGIFSGRTETAELLSADLWCSRSVSGWGL, from the exons ATGacaataacattttatttaaacttcACTGTTAATCAACTCTCAAAAGCAAACCAATTTACTTTCTTGGACGTACTAGGTTCGTCGTTTTTCTTCTACCAACAATCGAATTACCCGAGAGATTGCAGAGAATTCCAGGAGCAATGTTCATCTCATAACTCCACTGGTGTTTTCATGATCAAACCAGATAGCTATCTAGAACCTTTTGAGGTTTACTGTGATAACTCAGACAGttctggtggatggacg GTAATACAACGTCGCATTGACGGTTCCATCGACTTCAGTCGTGACTGGGACAGCTACAAGTCTGGCTTCGGCTTTTTATCTCAGGAATTCTGGCTCGGTAATGAGAGGCTTTCTTACTTGACCAATCAAAAGAAGTATCAATTGGTCATtgagatgacgtcatcacatGGTTCCTTAATCCGTGTTTCTTACGATAACTTCCGCATTAGTGATGAATTCAGCAACTTCAAGTTGTTCAGTCTCGgaattttttctggaagaacAG AAACTGCTGAACTCCTGTCAGCGGACTTGTGGTGCTCCAGAAGTGTGTCAGGATGGGGTCTGTAG
- the LOC139974530 gene encoding uncharacterized protein codes for MGNQRRELFCFNFFTLLIGWNVLALITASADVPDQSSSSSYFLFQSTEYPKDCQEILRACSNTKNASGVYTIKPAGFPEPFEVYCDNNLGSDGWTVIQRRTNGFINFNRNWDDYKHGFGFLGSEFWLGNEQTAYLTNQKKYQLRMDFTNAVGHSYHVTFDDFRIADEWSQYSIQSLGDEGGNAGPFIEWCPSNTRFANSTCERRCTEPNTCIPSASMESGRCICPDGYMIQGEDCIPYSQCGCFVQEKGSVLNDGESFVNSDCTSRVNCSDNRLIHEDDYQCSDDATCQERDGVQRCICNDRFEGDGITCIRKEPRKDCYEIYNTGIHIDGVYTIYPSGWEESGFQVYCEMSTDGGGWTVLQRRRSDSVNFYRVWNAYKHGFESPSGDHWLGNDKIHDLTTQKSYQLKVDLTDSTGSQYYALYSRFSIGDEDNKYTLSLGSFSGNAGYNSMGLNSGDPFSTRDRDNDGTDDCNCAQRHQGAWWYPHRYYNDNNNCFKWYGSGYYRHCTYANLNGDFQYSDYSGIFWYKLSGNDCGIAGTKMRIRPVG; via the exons ATGGGGAACCAAAGAAGAGAACTTTTCTGCTTCAACTTTTTCACATTGTTGATAGGATGGAATGTCCTTGCATTAATAACG GCTTCCGCTGACGTCCCAGATCAATCATCGA GTTCATCTTACTTTCTATTTCAATCAACCGAGTACCCGAAGGATTGCCAAGAGATCCTCAGAGCATGTTCAAATACCAAAAATGCATCTGGTGTTTACACAATCAAACCAGCTGGTTTCCCAGAGCCGTTCGAAGTGTACTGTGATAACAACTTAGGCAGTGATGGATGGacg GTAATACAGCGACGTACGAATGGATTTATCAATTTTAATCGGAATTGGGACGATTACAAGCACGGCTTTGGATTTCTGGGAAGTGAATTTTGGTTAGGAAATGAACAAACTGCTTACCTAACAAATCAAAAGAAGTATCAACTTCGTATGGACTTTACGAATGCTGTAGGGCACTCGTATCACGTGACCTTCGACGATTTTCGTATCGCTGATGAATGGAGCCAATATTCTATTCAAAGTCTTGGAGACGAAGGTGGCAATGCAG GTCCATTTATTGAGTGGTGTCCATCTAATACGAGGTTTGCTAACAGTACATGTGAGAGACGTTGTACCGAACCAAATACGTGTATCCCTTCAGCATCTATGGAATCAGGCAGATGTATCTGTCCAGACGGTTATATGATACAAGGAGAGGACTGCATACCTTATAGTCAGTGTGGATGCTTTGTACAAGAAAAGGGAAGTGTGCTTAAT GACGGTGAATCATTTGTCAATTCTGACTGTACTTCCCGTGTAAACTGCAGCGATAATCGGCTGATTCATGAAGATGACTACCAGTGTAGTGACGATGCAACGTGCCAGGAGAGAGACGGCGTGCAAAGATGCATTTGCAACGATAGATTTGAAGGAGATGGGATAACATGTATTCGGAAAGAACCCCGGAAGGATTGCTACGAGATATACAATACAGGGATCCATATCGACGGGGTTTATACCATCTATCCTTCTGGCTGGGAGGAATCTGGCTTCCAAGTCTACTGTGAGATGTCAAcagacggaggaggatggacg GTTCTCCAGCGAAGGAGGTCTGATTCAGTTAACTTCTATCGTGTTTGGAATGCATACAAGCACGGGTTTGAAAGTCCAAGCGGTGATCACTGGCTTGGTAACGACAAGATTCACGACCTTACAACTCAGAAGTCATACCAACTTAAGGTGGATCTGACAGATTCAACTGGTTCACAGTACTACGCCCTCTACTCCAGATTCAGCATTGGAGACGAGGATAACAAATATACGCTCTCTTTAGGCTCGTTCTCTGGAAATGCAG GTTATAACTCTATGGGCTTGAACTCCGGAGATCCGTTCAGCACGCGCGATAGGGACAACGATGGCACGGATGATTGCAACTGTGCACAGAGGCATCAAGGTGCCTGGTGGTACCCTCATCGTTAttataatgataacaataattGCTTTAAATGGTATGGAAGTGGATATTACCGCCATTGCACTTATGCTAACCTCAACGGAGACTTCCAGTACAGCGACTACAGCggaatcttctggtataaactTTCTGGGAACGATTGCGGTATTGCCGGTACAAAAATGAGGATACGACCAGTTGGATAA
- the LOC139974540 gene encoding fibrinogen-like protein A, with the protein MKGSDCVPQEQCGCYESEGQTVIPEGGSYVNPGCTRKGVCTNGQITWDEEYACHPKDCQEIYEDGSEDNDIYRIKPTGWTGEAFEVYCNMTDGGGWTVFQRRVDGTEDFYLGWDSYKEGFGELDHEFWLGNDKLSNLTNQKRYEIRIDLVNRDGTPYYAKFDNFRINDESDKYRLSQLGTYSGTADSRSNPDGYALRYHLNYQFSTKDSDNDVYSSNCAVNYHGAWWYKNCHYSNLNGDYHASRDSYSSLYWYYLPGSYYNIKYSEMKIRPFQ; encoded by the exons ATGAAGGGATCAGACTGTGTACCTCAAGAACAGTGTGGATGTTACGAATCAGAGGGACAAACAGTTATTCCA GAAGGTGGCTCTTACGTGAACCCTGGATGTACAAGAAAAGGTGTTTGTACCAACGGGCAGATCACATGGGATGAAGAATATGCATGCCATCCTAAAGACTGTCAGGAAATTTACGAGGATGGATCCGAGGATAACGATATATACAGAATCAAACCAACCGGATGGACCGGCGAGGCCTTTGAGGTTTACTGcaacatgactgacggaggaggatggacg GTTTTTCAGCGTCGTGTGGATGGAACCGAGGATTTCTACCTCGGATGGGACAGCTACAAAGAAGGTTTTGGAGAATTAGACCACGAgttttggcttggaaatgataaGCTTTCTAACTTGACCAATCAAAAGAGATATGAAATAAGGATCGATCTGGTGAACAGAGATGGTACTCCATACTATGCCAAGTTTGACAACTTCCGGATTAATGACGAAAGCGACAAATATCGGTTATCTCAACTTGGAACCTACAGTGGAACAGCGG ACTCTCGCAGCAACCCTGATGGTTATGCTCTTCGTTATCACCTCAACTACCAGTTCAGTACAAAGGACAGTGACAACGATGTTTATAGTTCTAACTGTGCTGTTAATTATCACGGTGCCTGGTGGTACAAGAATTGTCATTATTCCAACCTCAATGGAGACTACCATGCCAGCCGAGATAGTTATAGCAGTCTTTATTGGTATTACTTACCCGGCAGTTATTATAACATCAAATATTCAGAAATGAAGATTCGTCCCTTTCAGTAG